The Streptomyces europaeiscabiei genome window below encodes:
- a CDS encoding type I polyketide synthase: protein MSEDRLHDFLTRVSSDLQRTRTRLRQVEGRATEPIAVVSMSCRYPGGVRTPEDLWHLVDSGTDGISTFPDDRGWDLDALYDPDPDHPGTVYTREGGFLHDAADFDPAFFGMSPREALATDPQQRILLEIVWESLERAGLRPADLRGSSTGVFAGVMYNDYATRFPEPPPGVEGHLGNGSAASIASGRISYTFGFEGPALTVDTACSSSLVALHLAVQSLRQGECDLALAGGVAFMSTPVTFLEFSRQRGLSPDGRCKSFADATDGTGWGEGAGVLLLERLSDARRNGHQVLAVIRGSAVNQDGASSGLTAPNGPSQQRVIRQALASAGLSPQDVDAVEAHGTGTTLGDPIEAQALLAAYGQDRPAERPLWLGSLKSNIGHTQAAAGVGGVIKTVMALRHGVLPRTLHVDAPTTEVDWTEGHVRLLTEPVSWPHTDRPRRAGVSAFGVSGTNAHVILEEAPPADPPADPQTEERHDGDPAPAPERPMPAVIPWILSARTTDALKAQAAALLAHLEGHPHTDDLAVARTLADRRSLFEQRAVVVGTGRDTLAAGLRTLAEGRKSPDVVTATARRGGRTAFLFSGQGAQRAGMGRELYEAFPVFADAFDAVCAHVGSGLRDVVFDEDAGRLGRTEWTQPALFAVEVALFRLVESFGVRADFVIGHSVGEIAAAHVAGVLSLEDACALVVARGRLMQELPSGGAMVAVEAAEDEVLPLLDAALVSVAAVNGPRSVVIAGVEAAVSEVAEVLKSQGRRTSRLRVSHAFHSPLMEPMLGAFREVAERITYGAPVIPVVSNVTGRAAAEGELGSAEYWVRHVRQAVRFADGVSALAAEGVTRFLEIGPDGTLTALAQNCVPDASNLLFVPAQRKDRDEPSAVIAALAALHTTGRTVDWDVLLPGSQELVDLPTYPFQRQRYWLDPVADRFGHRGEHPLLSSGIGVADSSTVVATGRLSGRTQPWLGDLATGGGTIVAPSVLTDLALHTGRSLGAHHLTELHVDEPLRLPATGETEVQTVTEEADGDRRRTFALYARPYDPDADPSDDARPWTRHAHGTLAGGPVESAAADTDEAGAWPPPGATPVDPDELYDALEVPADEAGRVVTSVWRLGDEVFAEAALPETKTAEAAGFVVHPALLDGALLTLRALGRPVPHLVSWSGLTLHASAATAVRLHVVPRSATESALRILDVTGAPVLTARSVAVLPFDHEQLPGTVRKSGSDLYTVTWIPADAPSLPEPVSTTRHTGPDGLLAASSTASSTVPSDTPYAELVVVPWQTPESDPESDPETALVPGVHDATARALTLLRHWLTDTRAAGSRLLVLTRGAVAAHTGETVTDLSAAAVRGLLKSAASENPGRFLLLDTDVTPTDDQLADAVRRGHDELVLRDGKLFAPSLSRVRDTPPHPAAVVFPTDRTVLVTGGTGAVGAAVVRHLVTRHGVRHLLLVTRRGPQTPGAAELVDELAAHGARTTVVSCDAADREALADVIDALPPEHPIGAVVHAAGVLDDGVITSLTPVHLTRVLRPKADAAVNLHELTRHLGLSAFVMFSSAAATLSSPGQGNYVAANAFLDAYAARLRADGHPAVSIAWGLWETDSAMTRGLADATHRRAARSGVDALPTGDALVLFDRALTHTEGTPLPLCLDRTALRRAVDRLPPLLRSLTGRPALREAAARPAVGAASPLGLSHLPESRRRDAVADLVRTTLAAVLGHAPETPIRPDTPFTQLGLDSLTALELRNSLSHATGTTLPATLVFDHPTPEAVVDLLLAGLAPAERADDPVSTSTTPHGSESAALADDPIAIIGMGCRFPGGVETPEQFWDLLLQGEDAIGDFPADRGWDNLTALAASDSTGPDTPTYTRRGGFLSGVGGFDAEFFGVSPREALAMDPQQRLLLEVCWEAVERAGVDPRSLRGSRVGVFAGTNGQDYPALLSVSEGDFGGYVGTGNAASVVSGRVSYVLGLEGPAVTVDTACSSSLVALHLAAQSLRSGECPMALVSGVTVMSTPAAFAEFSRQGGLAADGRCKAFGEGADGTGWGEGAGVLLVERLSDARRHGHRVLAVVRGSAVNQDGASNGLSAPNGPAQQRVIRAALAGAGVSASEVDVVEAHGTGTRLGDPIEAQALLATYGQDRSGDRPLWLGSVKSNVGHTQAAAGVAGVIKMVLALRHGVVPATLHVGEPSSHVDWSSGAVELLTEARQWPESVERARRAGVSSFGLSGTNAHVILEEAPVESPVESVVEQVESVVPPVVPWVLSGRSAEALRSQAARLHAYAQTNPEFDPAAVATALVTTRTPFESRAVVRGHDRGGLLAGLDRLAQGEPATNVVEGSAPGFGRTAFLFSGQGAQRAGMGRELYEAFPVFADAFDAVCAHVGSGLRDVVFDEDAGRLGRTEWTQPALFAVEVALFRLVESFGVRPDFVIGHSVGEIAAAHVAGVLSLEDACALVVARGRLMQELPSGGAMVAVEAAEDEVLPLLDAALVSVAAVNGPRSVVIAGVEAAVSAVAEVLKAQGRRTSRLRVSHAFHSPLMEPMLGAFREVADRITYGTPVIPVVSNVTGCLAAEGELGSAEYWVRHVRQAVRFADGVSALAAEGVTRFLEIGPDGTLTALARTVLGDVDDALFAPLLRKDRDEVDSVVSCVAAGFTVGVPVDWAAMIGTRPTAEVDLPTYAFQRERFWPQTKRSAQDFASWEPTEPEDARELANALDISEDVVQDVLSGLSVRRRERTVRAEVDGWRYCVAWEAVSPAPGSVPAGRWLVLHPAGGSTRLDTVTAALPDALVLPVPDQHDRVELARAIRTALTGVVVAGVVVLPDTVAQALIVTQALGDAEIGEPVWWITRGAVAQHHDDGSPHPEQAAVWGLGRVMALEHPDRWGGLIDLQQNPDRDVAGLVAAALASAAEDQLALRDDRAFARRLRQDPAPRATGQGWKPSGRVLVTGGTGALGAHVARWLARNGASELVLTGRRGPEAPGAAELVSELRELGARHVSVEACDMADRASVAALLSRHRVDAVFHVAGVPDHKPFDEIDNAHLAAVLGAKGWGAVYLDELTRGWDLDAFVVFSSVAGVWGSGGQGAYAAANAWADAVVEARCGRGLVGASVGWGPWSGGGMVSDVGAVELGRRGLRVMDPGCALVGLGSVLEGGGGAVVVADVEWERFVPAFTGRRPSPLLTSLPGLNGTETDSDGEKTTGDARAALTARLAGRPETERRRALRELVCERATLVLGRSADSSMDVNRAFREVGFDSLTAVELRNRLNAETGLRLPSTLVFDHPTPRHLADHLHDELFAGPEAAPGGSATPAASYGSDEARFRSTLAAIPFSQWQQSGLLTAVLTLAESDASGTPEDDGDLAHGAIGEMDVDALVQLALGDSAS, encoded by the coding sequence GTGAGCGAGGACAGGCTGCACGACTTCCTGACCCGAGTCTCCAGCGACCTCCAGCGCACCCGCACCAGGCTGCGCCAGGTCGAGGGCAGGGCCACGGAACCGATCGCCGTGGTTTCCATGAGCTGCCGCTATCCCGGCGGGGTGCGCACCCCCGAGGACCTGTGGCACCTCGTCGACAGCGGCACCGACGGCATCTCCACGTTCCCGGACGACCGAGGCTGGGACCTCGACGCCCTCTACGATCCCGACCCCGACCACCCCGGCACCGTCTACACCCGGGAAGGCGGCTTCCTCCACGACGCCGCCGACTTCGACCCCGCCTTCTTCGGCATGTCACCCCGCGAGGCTCTCGCCACCGACCCGCAGCAGCGCATCCTTCTCGAAATCGTCTGGGAGAGCCTCGAACGCGCCGGACTGCGCCCCGCCGACCTGCGGGGCAGCTCCACCGGCGTCTTCGCCGGGGTCATGTACAACGACTACGCCACTCGTTTCCCCGAGCCGCCCCCCGGCGTCGAGGGCCACCTCGGCAACGGCAGCGCGGCAAGCATCGCCTCCGGCCGCATCTCCTACACCTTCGGCTTCGAGGGCCCGGCCCTGACCGTCGACACGGCCTGCTCCTCCTCCCTCGTCGCCCTGCACCTCGCCGTGCAGTCCCTGCGCCAGGGCGAGTGCGACCTCGCCCTGGCCGGCGGCGTCGCCTTCATGTCGACTCCGGTCACCTTCCTGGAGTTCAGCCGTCAGCGGGGACTCTCGCCCGACGGGCGCTGCAAGTCCTTCGCCGACGCCACCGACGGGACCGGCTGGGGCGAGGGCGCGGGCGTCCTGCTGCTCGAACGCCTCTCCGACGCCCGCCGCAACGGCCACCAGGTGCTCGCCGTGATCCGTGGCTCGGCCGTCAACCAGGACGGCGCGAGCAGCGGTCTCACCGCCCCCAACGGCCCCTCCCAGCAGCGCGTCATCCGGCAGGCACTTGCCTCCGCCGGGCTCTCCCCGCAGGACGTGGACGCCGTCGAGGCGCACGGCACCGGCACCACCCTCGGCGACCCCATCGAGGCCCAGGCCCTCCTCGCCGCCTACGGCCAGGACCGGCCCGCCGAACGCCCGCTGTGGCTCGGCTCGCTCAAGTCCAACATCGGGCACACCCAGGCCGCCGCCGGCGTCGGCGGCGTCATCAAGACCGTCATGGCCCTGCGCCACGGCGTCCTCCCGCGCACCCTGCACGTCGACGCGCCCACCACCGAGGTCGACTGGACCGAGGGCCACGTACGTCTCCTCACCGAACCGGTCTCCTGGCCGCACACCGACCGGCCCCGGCGCGCCGGAGTGTCCGCGTTCGGAGTCTCCGGCACCAACGCCCACGTCATCCTGGAAGAGGCCCCGCCCGCCGACCCGCCCGCCGACCCGCAGACCGAGGAGAGGCACGACGGCGACCCTGCCCCCGCCCCCGAGCGCCCGATGCCGGCGGTGATCCCGTGGATCCTCTCCGCCCGCACCACCGACGCCCTCAAGGCCCAGGCAGCCGCCCTGCTAGCCCACCTCGAAGGCCACCCGCACACCGACGACCTGGCCGTCGCCCGCACCCTCGCCGACCGACGCTCCCTCTTCGAGCAGCGTGCCGTCGTCGTCGGCACCGGCCGCGACACCCTCGCCGCAGGCCTGCGGACCCTCGCCGAGGGCCGCAAGTCCCCGGACGTCGTCACCGCCACAGCCAGGAGGGGCGGCCGGACGGCGTTCCTGTTCTCGGGTCAGGGTGCGCAGCGTGCGGGGATGGGGCGGGAGTTGTATGAGGCGTTCCCTGTCTTCGCGGATGCTTTCGATGCGGTGTGTGCGCATGTCGGATCCGGGTTGCGGGATGTCGTCTTCGACGAGGACGCCGGGCGGTTGGGTCGTACGGAGTGGACGCAGCCGGCGTTGTTCGCGGTCGAGGTGGCTCTGTTCCGGTTGGTGGAGTCGTTCGGGGTGCGTGCGGACTTTGTCATCGGTCATTCGGTCGGTGAGATTGCTGCGGCGCATGTGGCGGGGGTGTTGTCGCTGGAGGATGCGTGCGCTCTGGTGGTGGCGCGTGGCCGGCTGATGCAGGAGCTGCCCTCCGGTGGGGCGATGGTGGCGGTGGAGGCCGCCGAGGACGAGGTCCTGCCTTTGCTGGATGCGGCGTTGGTGTCGGTCGCGGCGGTCAACGGTCCGCGGTCGGTGGTGATAGCTGGTGTCGAGGCCGCCGTGAGCGAGGTTGCCGAGGTACTGAAGTCGCAGGGTAGGCGTACGTCCCGCCTCCGGGTCTCGCACGCGTTCCATTCGCCGTTGATGGAGCCGATGCTCGGCGCGTTCCGTGAGGTGGCGGAGCGGATCACCTACGGAGCACCCGTCATCCCGGTCGTGTCTAATGTGACCGGACGTGCGGCCGCTGAGGGGGAGTTGGGGTCGGCGGAGTACTGGGTGCGTCATGTCCGTCAGGCGGTGCGGTTCGCTGATGGTGTGAGTGCTCTGGCGGCCGAGGGGGTGACGCGTTTCCTGGAGATCGGCCCGGACGGCACCCTCACCGCCCTCGCCCAGAACTGCGTACCCGACGCGTCGAACCTGCTCTTCGTTCCCGCCCAGCGCAAGGACCGCGACGAACCGTCGGCGGTGATCGCCGCGCTGGCCGCGCTGCACACCACGGGCAGGACCGTCGACTGGGACGTTCTTCTGCCCGGCTCCCAAGAGTTGGTCGATCTTCCGACCTATCCGTTCCAGCGGCAGCGCTACTGGCTGGATCCGGTGGCGGACCGTTTCGGACACCGTGGGGAGCATCCGCTGCTGTCCTCCGGGATCGGCGTCGCCGACTCCAGCACCGTGGTGGCGACAGGTCGTCTGTCCGGGCGCACACAGCCCTGGCTCGGCGACCTCGCCACCGGCGGCGGCACCATCGTGGCTCCGTCCGTCCTCACCGACCTGGCCCTGCACACCGGACGCAGCCTCGGAGCGCACCACCTCACCGAGCTGCACGTCGACGAGCCACTGCGGCTCCCCGCGACCGGTGAGACCGAGGTGCAGACCGTCACCGAAGAGGCGGACGGCGACCGACGCCGGACCTTCGCCCTGTACGCACGCCCCTACGACCCGGACGCCGACCCCTCCGACGATGCCCGGCCCTGGACCCGGCACGCTCACGGCACGCTGGCCGGCGGCCCCGTGGAGTCCGCTGCTGCGGACACCGACGAGGCCGGTGCCTGGCCCCCGCCCGGCGCGACGCCCGTCGACCCGGACGAGCTGTACGACGCCCTCGAAGTCCCGGCGGACGAGGCCGGGCGGGTCGTGACATCCGTGTGGCGCCTGGGCGACGAGGTGTTCGCCGAGGCCGCTCTCCCCGAGACGAAGACGGCCGAGGCGGCCGGGTTCGTCGTGCACCCCGCACTACTGGACGGCGCCCTCCTGACGCTCCGCGCGCTCGGCCGACCCGTTCCGCACCTTGTGTCCTGGTCCGGCCTCACCCTTCACGCGAGCGCCGCCACGGCCGTCCGCCTGCACGTCGTCCCGCGCTCGGCGACGGAATCCGCGCTCCGCATCCTGGACGTCACCGGCGCCCCCGTACTCACCGCTCGAAGCGTCGCCGTCCTGCCGTTCGACCACGAGCAACTCCCCGGCACCGTGCGCAAAAGCGGCAGCGACCTGTACACGGTCACCTGGATCCCGGCCGACGCCCCCTCCCTCCCCGAACCGGTGTCGACGACCCGCCACACCGGCCCGGACGGCCTCCTCGCCGCCTCCTCGACCGCCTCCTCGACCGTCCCGTCGGACACCCCTTACGCCGAGCTGGTCGTCGTCCCCTGGCAGACGCCCGAGTCCGACCCGGAGTCCGACCCGGAGACCGCTCTCGTGCCCGGCGTCCACGACGCCACAGCGCGTGCCCTCACCCTGCTTCGGCACTGGCTCACCGACACGCGCGCGGCCGGCTCCCGTCTCCTGGTGCTCACCCGGGGCGCGGTGGCCGCACACACCGGTGAGACCGTGACCGACCTGTCGGCCGCGGCGGTCCGGGGACTGCTGAAGTCCGCGGCATCGGAGAACCCCGGGCGGTTCCTGCTCCTCGACACCGACGTCACCCCCACCGACGACCAGCTCGCGGACGCCGTACGGCGCGGCCATGACGAACTCGTCCTCCGCGATGGGAAGTTGTTCGCTCCTTCACTCAGCCGGGTGAGGGACACACCACCGCACCCGGCTGCCGTGGTCTTCCCCACGGACCGGACCGTCCTCGTCACCGGCGGCACGGGCGCCGTGGGTGCCGCCGTCGTCCGTCATCTCGTCACCCGGCATGGCGTCCGCCATCTGCTTCTCGTCACCCGGCGCGGTCCGCAGACCCCGGGTGCCGCCGAGCTGGTCGACGAACTCGCCGCCCACGGTGCCCGGACCACCGTCGTGAGCTGTGACGCCGCCGACCGCGAGGCCCTTGCCGACGTCATCGACGCCCTGCCGCCGGAGCATCCGATCGGTGCCGTGGTCCATGCCGCCGGAGTCCTCGACGACGGCGTCATCACCTCCCTCACCCCCGTGCATCTGACCCGGGTGCTGCGGCCCAAGGCCGACGCCGCGGTCAACCTGCACGAACTCACCCGCCACCTCGGTCTGTCGGCGTTCGTCATGTTCTCCTCGGCCGCCGCCACGCTGTCCAGTCCCGGCCAGGGCAACTACGTCGCCGCGAACGCGTTCCTCGACGCCTACGCCGCCCGCCTGCGTGCCGACGGCCACCCGGCGGTGTCCATCGCCTGGGGCCTGTGGGAGACCGACAGCGCCATGACCCGCGGGCTCGCCGACGCCACGCACAGGCGTGCCGCCCGCAGCGGGGTGGACGCACTGCCCACCGGTGACGCCCTCGTCCTCTTCGACCGTGCCCTGACCCACACCGAGGGCACCCCGCTCCCGCTCTGCCTGGACCGCACCGCACTGCGCCGCGCCGTCGACCGACTGCCGCCGCTGCTGCGGTCCCTGACCGGCCGCCCGGCCCTGCGCGAGGCCGCGGCGCGGCCGGCCGTCGGCGCTGCCTCGCCGCTCGGCCTGTCCCATCTGCCCGAGTCCCGGCGGCGTGACGCGGTCGCCGACCTCGTACGGACCACCCTGGCCGCCGTGCTCGGACACGCGCCGGAGACCCCGATCCGCCCCGACACCCCCTTCACACAGCTGGGCCTCGATTCCCTGACGGCCCTCGAACTGCGTAACTCGCTCTCCCACGCGACCGGCACCACCCTGCCGGCGACCCTGGTCTTCGACCACCCCACCCCCGAAGCCGTCGTGGATCTCCTCCTGGCCGGCCTGGCTCCTGCGGAGCGGGCCGACGATCCCGTGTCCACGTCCACCACGCCCCATGGCTCCGAGAGTGCCGCGCTCGCCGACGACCCCATCGCCATCATCGGCATGGGCTGCCGTTTCCCGGGCGGCGTCGAAACCCCCGAACAGTTCTGGGACCTGCTTCTGCAGGGCGAGGACGCCATCGGCGACTTCCCTGCGGACCGCGGCTGGGACAACCTCACCGCCCTCGCCGCTTCGGACAGCACCGGCCCCGACACACCGACGTACACCCGTCGTGGTGGCTTCTTGTCCGGTGTCGGTGGTTTTGATGCGGAGTTCTTCGGGGTGTCGCCGCGTGAGGCGTTGGCGATGGATCCGCAGCAGCGGTTGTTGTTGGAGGTGTGTTGGGAGGCGGTGGAGCGGGCGGGTGTTGATCCGCGGTCGTTGCGTGGTTCGCGGGTGGGTGTGTTCGCGGGGACGAACGGTCAGGACTATCCGGCGTTGTTGAGTGTGTCGGAGGGTGACTTCGGCGGTTACGTCGGCACGGGGAACGCGGCGAGTGTGGTGTCGGGGCGGGTGTCGTACGTCCTGGGGCTGGAGGGTCCCGCGGTGACGGTCGACACGGCCTGCTCCTCTTCGCTGGTGGCGTTGCATCTGGCCGCACAGTCGCTTCGCTCGGGAGAGTGCCCCATGGCCCTCGTCTCGGGCGTCACCGTCATGTCGACGCCGGCTGCTTTTGCCGAGTTCAGCCGTCAGGGGGGTCTGGCGGCGGATGGCCGGTGTAAGGCGTTCGGTGAGGGCGCGGATGGTACGGGGTGGGGTGAGGGTGCGGGTGTGCTGCTGGTGGAGCGGTTGTCGGATGCGCGTCGTCATGGTCATCGGGTTCTTGCGGTGGTGCGTGGTTCGGCGGTCAATCAGGACGGTGCGTCGAACGGTTTGAGTGCGCCGAACGGTCCGGCTCAGCAGCGGGTGATTCGTGCTGCGTTGGCGGGTGCGGGTGTGTCGGCGTCCGAGGTGGATGTGGTGGAGGCGCACGGTACGGGGACGCGGTTGGGTGATCCGATCGAGGCGCAGGCCTTGCTGGCCACGTACGGCCAAGACCGTTCCGGCGACCGGCCGTTGTGGCTGGGGTCGGTGAAGTCGAATGTGGGTCATACGCAGGCGGCCGCGGGTGTGGCCGGTGTGATCAAGATGGTGCTGGCGTTGCGGCATGGGGTGGTGCCGGCGACATTGCATGTGGGGGAGCCGTCGTCACACGTCGACTGGTCGTCGGGTGCGGTGGAGTTGCTGACGGAGGCGCGTCAGTGGCCGGAGTCGGTGGAGCGTGCGCGTCGTGCGGGGGTGTCGTCGTTCGGTCTGAGTGGTACCAACGCCCACGTCATCCTCGAAGAGGCGCCGGTGGAGAGCCCGGTGGAGAGCGTCGTCGAGCAGGTGGAGTCCGTGGTGCCTCCGGTGGTTCCGTGGGTGCTGTCCGGCCGCAGCGCCGAGGCCCTGCGCTCCCAGGCCGCCCGCCTGCATGCCTATGCACAGACGAACCCGGAGTTCGACCCCGCTGCCGTAGCGACCGCCCTGGTCACGACCCGGACGCCTTTCGAGAGCCGGGCAGTTGTCCGAGGCCATGACCGTGGCGGACTTCTGGCTGGTCTCGACCGCCTGGCCCAGGGCGAGCCCGCTACGAATGTCGTCGAAGGGTCGGCTCCGGGCTTCGGCCGGACGGCGTTCTTGTTCTCGGGTCAGGGTGCGCAGCGTGCGGGGATGGGCCGGGAGTTGTATGAGGCGTTCCCCGTCTTCGCGGATGCTTTCGATGCGGTGTGCGCGCATGTCGGATCCGGGTTGCGGGATGTCGTCTTCGACGAGGACGCCGGGCGGTTGGGTCGTACGGAGTGGACGCAGCCGGCGTTGTTCGCGGTTGAGGTGGCTCTGTTCCGCCTGGTGGAGTCGTTCGGGGTGCGCCCCGACTTCGTCATCGGTCATTCGGTCGGTGAGATTGCTGCGGCGCATGTGGCGGGGGTGTTGTCGCTGGAGGATGCGTGCGCTCTGGTGGTGGCGCGTGGCCGGTTGATGCAGGAGCTGCCCTCCGGTGGGGCGATGGTGGCGGTGGAGGCCGCCGAGGACGAGGTCTTGCCTTTGCTGGATGCGGCGTTGGTGTCGGTCGCGGCGGTGAACGGTCCGCGGTCGGTGGTGATAGCTGGTGTCGAGGCTGCTGTGAGCGCGGTCGCCGAGGTACTGAAGGCGCAGGGTCGGCGTACCTCCCGCCTACGGGTGTCGCACGCGTTCCACTCCCCGTTGATGGAGCCGATGCTCGGCGCGTTCCGTGAGGTCGCGGACAGGATCACCTACGGAACACCCGTCATCCCCGTGGTGTCGAACGTGACGGGATGCCTGGCCGCTGAGGGGGAGTTGGGGTCGGCGGAGTACTGGGTGCGTCATGTCCGTCAGGCGGTGCGGTTCGCTGATGGTGTGAGTGCTCTGGCGGCCGAGGGGGTGACGCGTTTCCTGGAGATCGGCCCGGACGGCACTCTCACCGCCCTCGCGCGAACCGTGCTCGGTGACGTCGACGACGCGCTCTTCGCACCGCTGCTCCGCAAGGACCGAGACGAAGTGGACTCCGTCGTCAGCTGTGTCGCCGCCGGGTTCACGGTGGGCGTACCCGTCGACTGGGCCGCCATGATCGGCACGCGTCCCACGGCCGAAGTCGATCTGCCCACGTATGCCTTCCAGCGCGAGCGGTTCTGGCCACAGACGAAGCGCAGTGCGCAGGACTTCGCATCGTGGGAGCCGACGGAACCGGAAGATGCGCGCGAGCTGGCGAACGCGCTGGACATCAGTGAAGACGTCGTCCAAGACGTCCTGTCAGGGCTTTCCGTCCGGCGTCGGGAACGGACGGTGCGGGCCGAGGTCGACGGCTGGCGGTATTGCGTCGCCTGGGAGGCGGTGTCCCCTGCTCCCGGATCCGTACCTGCCGGGCGGTGGCTCGTGCTGCACCCGGCCGGAGGTTCGACGCGGCTCGACACGGTCACCGCAGCCCTGCCCGACGCCCTGGTCCTGCCCGTCCCCGATCAGCACGACCGGGTGGAGCTCGCCCGAGCCATCCGCACTGCTCTCACAGGAGTGGTCGTCGCCGGAGTGGTCGTCCTGCCCGACACCGTCGCGCAGGCGCTCATCGTCACACAGGCACTGGGCGACGCCGAGATCGGTGAGCCTGTGTGGTGGATCACCCGTGGAGCAGTCGCACAGCACCACGACGACGGCTCCCCGCATCCGGAGCAGGCCGCCGTCTGGGGGCTCGGACGGGTGATGGCGCTGGAGCACCCCGACCGCTGGGGTGGCCTGATCGACCTGCAGCAGAACCCGGACCGGGACGTGGCCGGCCTGGTCGCGGCGGCACTGGCCTCCGCGGCGGAGGACCAGCTCGCGTTGCGCGACGACCGTGCCTTCGCCCGGCGCCTGCGACAGGATCCGGCGCCACGGGCCACCGGTCAGGGCTGGAAGCCCTCCGGACGAGTTCTGGTCACCGGGGGTACGGGAGCCCTCGGCGCCCACGTGGCACGCTGGCTCGCCCGAAACGGCGCGAGCGAACTGGTTCTGACCGGCCGTCGAGGACCCGAGGCTCCCGGAGCCGCCGAACTCGTTTCAGAGCTAAGGGAGTTGGGGGCGCGTCACGTGAGTGTCGAGGCCTGCGACATGGCCGACCGGGCATCGGTCGCCGCGCTCCTCTCCCGGCACCGTGTCGACGCCGTCTTCCACGTGGCCGGTGTCCCGGACCACAAGCCCTTCGACGAGATCGACAACGCCCATCTGGCTGCGGTGTTGGGTGCGAAGGGGTGGGGTGCGGTGTATCTGGATGAGTTGACGCGGGGCTGGGATCTGGATGCGTTTGTGGTGTTTTCTTCTGTTGCGGGTGTGTGGGGGAGTGGGGGGCAGGGGGCGTATGCGGCGGCGAATGCGTGGGCTGATGCGGTGGTGGAGGCTCGGTGTGGTCGTGGTTTGGTGGGGGCTTCGGTGGGGTGGGGGCCGTGGTCGGGTGGGGGGATGGTGTCGGATGTGGGTGCGGTGGAGTTGGGGCGTCGTGGGTTGAGGGTGATGGATCCGGGGTGTGCTCTGGTGGGGTTGGGGAGTGTGTTGGAGGGTGGTGGTGGTGCGGTGGTGGTGGCTGATGTGGAGTGGGAGCGGTTCGTTCCCGCGTTCACCGGTCGTCGTCCCAGCCCCCTGCTGACCAGCCTCCCCGGCCTCAATGGAACCGAGACCGACTCCGACGGGGAGAAGACGACGGGAGACGCCCGCGCCGCCCTGACCGCCCGCCTCGCGGGCCGGCCCGAGACGGAACGCCGCCGGGCCCTGCGGGAACTGGTCTGCGAGCGGGCCACCCTCGTGCTGGGTCGCTCCGCCGACTCCTCCATGGACGTCAACCGTGCCTTCCGGGAGGTCGGGTTCGACTCCCTCACCGCTGTGGAACTCCGCAACCGGCTCAACGCCGAGACCGGTCTGCGACTGCCGTCCACCCTCGTCTTCGACCATCCGACACCGCGCCACCTCGCCGACCACCTGCACGACGAACTCTTCGCAGGGCCGGAAGCCGCGCCGGGTGGGTCCGCAACACCCGCCGCGTCCTACGGCAGCGACGAAGCGCGCTTCCGCAGCACCCTCGCCGCCATCCCGTTCTCCCAGTGGCAGCAGAGCGGTCTGCTCACGGCGGTGCTGACACTGGCGGAGTCCGACGCGTCCGGCACGCCCGAGGACGACGGGGACCTTGCCCACGGTGCGATCGGCGAGATGGATGTCGACGCACTCGTACAACTGGCCCTGGGCGACTCCGCTTCCTGA
- a CDS encoding 1,4-dihydroxy-6-naphthoate synthase, giving the protein MTTPLTLAHSPCPNDTFVFHAWTEGLLPDAPDVRLTFADIDVTNGLARRGELDVLKVSYGVLPHILDDYVLLPSGGALGHGCGPLVLTARPGEPAALSGARVAVPSTTSTAYLLFRLWAADAVPGGIGETVVLPFHEIMPAVRDGLVDAGLVIHEARFTYDRYGLHRTADMGDEWEKRTGLPIPLGAIVARRSLGEPLLSRLTDTLRASTRAAWDDPAASRAYVLRHAQEMEPAVVDQHIALYVNEFTDRLGEEGLHAVRTLLDRSAELGLMPRVRADALDPTRRL; this is encoded by the coding sequence ATGACGACACCGCTGACCCTCGCACACTCGCCGTGCCCCAACGACACGTTCGTCTTCCACGCCTGGACCGAGGGACTGCTTCCCGACGCCCCCGACGTGCGGCTCACCTTCGCCGACATCGACGTCACCAACGGCCTCGCCCGACGCGGCGAACTCGACGTCCTGAAAGTCTCCTACGGCGTGCTGCCGCACATCCTCGACGACTACGTGCTCCTGCCGAGCGGCGGCGCCCTCGGCCACGGCTGCGGCCCGCTCGTCCTGACCGCCCGACCGGGCGAACCCGCCGCCCTCTCCGGGGCCCGCGTGGCGGTGCCCAGCACCACCTCCACGGCCTACCTGCTGTTCCGGCTGTGGGCGGCCGATGCCGTGCCCGGCGGCATCGGCGAGACCGTCGTCCTGCCCTTCCACGAGATCATGCCCGCCGTCCGCGACGGCCTCGTGGATGCCGGACTCGTCATCCACGAAGCACGCTTCACCTATGACCGCTACGGCCTGCACCGCACGGCCGACATGGGTGACGAGTGGGAGAAGCGCACCGGGCTGCCCATCCCCCTCGGCGCCATCGTCGCCCGCCGCTCCCTCGGCGAACCCCTGCTGAGCCGCCTCACCGACACCCTCCGCGCCTCCACCCGCGCGGCCTGGGACGACCCGGCCGCGTCCCGCGCCTACGTCCTGCGGCACGCGCAGGAAATGGAACCGGCCGTCGTCGACCAGCACATCGCCCTGTACGTCAACGAGTTCACGGACCGGCTCGGCGAGGAAGGACTGCACGCCGTACGCACCCTCCTCGACCGGTCGGCCGAGCTCGGCCTGATGCCCCGCGTGCGCGCCGACGCACTGGACCCGACCCGCCGCCTGTGA